Below is a genomic region from Medicago truncatula cultivar Jemalong A17 chromosome 3, MtrunA17r5.0-ANR, whole genome shotgun sequence.
CCACCACTATGGACAACAACGTCCGTTTagccaaattaattttttaaaagaaaataacgaAATACGATTTATAAAGTTCGTAAATAACTATGAAAAATTCtcttaaatttcataaaatttatatgttttaatatatcattaaaaaacaaatattttattttaaaaagtctaTTTAATTGGAATTATAATCTTataaaagtatttattttttctatcttaTAGTACTTTCAAACTATTAATCTCGACAAGATGagaaactaaataaatatatcacaAGAAATGGTTACAATATTAACTAACAATATCCTACCAGGTCACAAAACAATGAATTAAGACTAGACATCACAATTCATCTATAATTAAGACTAGACATCACAATTCATCTATcgttgtcaaaaaaataaatgcttattaaaagatttattgttattaacgagattaacaaaacaaaaataaaatcattgtcATATTAATCTACATCACACATTGatctaaatcaagaaaaaattcattgagcataataaaaaaaaatacatatttccATTCTGTCTTATTAAACTATTCTTACTTTTTCTGTCTTAATGATTCATACCCTTGTATATCTGttaacaatgcataataatctagtaattttatatttgtgtttctAGAATGTGTGAACATACATGAGTTCAAGAATAAATAAACTACTTTTATAAGAATTTTGAATACATTATATTCTTACAATTCTTTATAGTTAGAATTGATTGTCTTAATTATAAGTTTGACCATGATTATTGAAGATAAAAACATTGCCTTTTAtgtaagaaaaataagaaacaaaataagaaatcactaacaagaatatttttaatattaaaataaacaaaaattaaagaattacCAAATATATCGTAACAAGTTTTGCCTATAAATTAAGGCATGCTTGCAGAGACCAATCATTCTAAATATCCACATAAACATCAAACACATacacatatttaaattaatatggCGGGCAAGaaatttatttctctttctatGCTTGTGATGATTTTAGGCATGCTAGTAACAAAATTTGATGCTCGCCAAATTGATGACGTGAGCTGTACTTCGGCTCTTTTTTCGCTGTTGCCATGTCTTCCTTTCTTGCAGGGTGTTGGCCCTGCTACACCAACTAGTTATTGTTGTGCAGGAGCAAATGATTTAAATCAAAAGGCTGACTCCACTCAGAGTCGGAGGGATGTGTGCAACTGTCTCAAACCCGCTGCATCAAGATTCGGAGTTAAGTCTGATAGATCAACTCAACTACCAAAACTTTGCAACATTACTCTCAATGTCCCATTTGATCCAAGCGTCGATTGCAACACGTAAGTTTTTATCACACATATGCataaattgttttataaaatattaaaagttatttaataattgtttttttaagagaacGAGTTAAAACAAGAACTCCTTAGAATCTAACGTGACATCTCTCCTTCCAACGCAAAAAGCCTAGGTATTATTTAAATGCtagtatatttgttttttattctaaacctatttttttcatttttttgcagGGTTCAATGATTCTACAATATGGACATGCAAACCGTAAAGAAACATCAAATATTTACCAAGATAATTATTAATGTAGTAATAAGAAAACTGAAAAATTGTAACAACCATTTAATGTTGGTTAAATTTActgaattttaatattaattgaaaaatagtttatttcaTTACCGTCCATATTTCGATTCCATTGTTTTGCAGCTTAATATATGTTTTCATTGATTAAATCACACAAAAGAAATACCAAGACGATATAATTATATagcttttataaaatttgaatggtaaacattcaataaaaataatatttgcacTACATATGTGAAGATTTTTTACGTtgtaaatcaattatatttgttAGATCGTTAAAAACATTTGTCCTTAACCATAACTACATTAAAAGTCACATTTATGATTTCTACGCGATTGGTTGACGATCGTAAACTGTATACGCAGATATTGTGTCAAATTGAGCTCAAACGATTAAAAGTTTTCGTTGAATAAATTCTattcaaaaatagttttataaatttattattgttcTAACACTTTTCTTGtcgttttattttaatgttttatatgatatttaaaaatataggtAAATATTTATCGTCAAACAACTGGgacataaatattaaaacaatctATACTTTATAGATATGAACTTTAAGATAACATAACATGGATAAATGTCAAGATTagtaaattgaaattttaaaccaTTATTAGAGGTGTTGTGATACTATTTATAGCTTCTAGTTTAAACAAATCACGACCCtctatttaatttaaatgatgaataatcagttagacaaaatatgtttctaaatatttgatcaattcaacaagttaaaaaaaatattaaaacattttCTTGAATGTCATTg
It encodes:
- the LOC120579539 gene encoding non-specific lipid-transfer protein A, yielding MAGKKFISLSMLVMILGMLVTKFDARQIDDVSCTSALFSLLPCLPFLQGVGPATPTSYCCAGANDLNQKADSTQSRRDVCNCLKPAASRFGVKSDRSTQLPKLCNITLNVPFDPSVDCNTVQ